In one Alnus glutinosa chromosome 12, dhAlnGlut1.1, whole genome shotgun sequence genomic region, the following are encoded:
- the LOC133851662 gene encoding probable aspartic proteinase GIP2 — translation MASSNQYFLIFSTFLLFLIAPSFAQQSFRPKALVVPVSKDAATLQYVTRINQRTPLVPLSLVLDLGGQFLWVDCEQNYVSSTYRPARCNSAQCSLARAGGCGDCFSAPRPGCNNNTCGVTPGNSVTHTATSGEVAEDVVSVQSTDGSNPGRAVTVSRFLFSCAPTFLLEGLAGGVSGMAGLGRTRIAFPSQFASAFSFHRKFAICLSSSTTSNGVVFFGDSPYVLLPNVNVSQSLTYTPLFINPVSTASAYTQGEPSSEYFIGVKSIKVDDVVVKINTTLLSIDSEGFGGTKISTVNPYTVVEKSIYNALTEAFIAKAAARNITRVASVAPFDVCFSSENVLSTRLGASVPTIYLVLQNESVYWSIFGANSMVEVSEDVLCLGVVNGGEKPRTSIVLGGYQLEDNLLQFDLATSRLGFSSLLFGRRTTCSNFNFTSNP, via the coding sequence ATGGCCTCCTCTAATCAATACTTCCTCATCTTCTCCACcttcctcctcttcctcattGCTCCTTCTTTTGCTCAACAATCTTTCCGGCCAAAAGCCCTCGTTGTTCCCGTCTCAAAAGACGCCGCCACCCTCCAATACGTTACGCGTATTAACCAAAGAACCCCACTTGTTCCGTTGAGCCTAGTACTTGATCTTGGCGGCCAATTTTTGTGGGTAGATTGTGAGCAGAATTATGTGTCCTCCACATACCGCCCTGCCCGGTGCAACTCAGCCCAATGCTCACTAGCTAGAGCCGGTGGTTGCGGGGATTGCTTTTCAGCCCCCAGGCCAGGGTGCAACAACAATACATGCGGTGTCACACCCGGCAACTCCGTTACCCACACCGCCACCAGTGGTGAGGTAGCCGAAGATGTCGtgtccgtccaatcgaccgacGGGTCGAACCCTGGCCGGGCCGTTACGGTGTCCCGGTTCCTTTTCTCATGCGCGCCAACTTTCCTCTTGGAGGGTCTCGCCGGTGGGGTTTCAGGTATGGCTGGACTCGGCAGGACTAGAATTGCATTTCCTTCGCAATTTGCTTCTGCCTTTAGCTTCCACAGGAAATTTGCAATTTGCTTATCCTCTTCAACCACCTCAAACGGTGTCGTATTTTTCGGGGATTCTCCTTACGTTCTACTTCCTAATGTTAATGTCTCTCAGTCCCTCACCTACACCCCGTTGTTTATCAACCCTGTAAGCACAGCCTCGGCCTACACACAAGGCGAGCCGTCGTCAGAGTATTTCATCGGCGTAAAATCTATCAAGGTTGATGACGTGGTCGTGAAAATAAACACAACACTGCTTTCCATTGATAGTGAAGGTTTTGGCGGGACTAAGATTAGCACTGTCAACCCTTACACCGTTGTGGAGAAATCTATCTACAACGCATTGACCGAGGCTTTTATCGCTAAGGCTGCTGCCAGGAACATCACGAGGGTGGCTTCTGTGGCGCCATTCGACGTCTGTTTCAGCTCCGAGAACGTGCTGAGCACGCGTCTTGGGGCGTCTGTGCCGACCATCTATCTTGTTTTGCAAAACGAGAGTGTTTACTGGAGCATTTTCGGTGCCAACTCGATGGTTGAGGTTAGCGAGGATGTATTGTGCCTTGGAGTTGTTAATGGAGGTGAAAAGCCAAGGACTTCGATTGTTCTTGGAGGATATCAGTTGGAGGACAATCTTTTGCAGTTTGATTTGGCAACGTCGAGGCTAGGATTCAGCTCTCTTCTGTTCGGCAGGCGAACTACATGCTCAAACTTCAACTTCACCTCCAACCCCTAG